From a single Stomoxys calcitrans chromosome 4, idStoCalc2.1, whole genome shotgun sequence genomic region:
- the LOC106081308 gene encoding small ribosomal subunit protein mS25 gives MSFMKGRAPIRRTLDYLNAGRLVLKDKVRIFSVNYNTYGEHHDGARDFVFWNIPQVQYKNPAVQVITLKNMTPSPFIRCYFEDGRDILIDVDSKNRHEIMDHLMKVVGKTKEQLDAEARLAESKDNPANFGHGCNRHCICEIPGQVPCPAIVPLPDHMRGKHIFAPK, from the exons ATGTCTTTTATGAAAGGTAGAGCACCCATACGCCGTACCCTTGATTATTTGAATGCCGGTCGTTTGGTTTTAAAGGATAAAGTGAGAATATTCAGTGTCAATTACAATACATACGGCGAACATCATGATGGTGCCCG CGACTTTGTTTTCTGGAATATCCCTCAAGTTCAGTATAAAAATCCTGCTGTACAGGtaataacattaaaaaatatgACACCATCACCATTTATCCGCTGCTACTTTGAGGATGGCCGTGATATTCTGATAGATGTCGATAGCAAAAATAGACATGAAATTATGGATCACCTAATGAAGGTGGTAGGCAAAACGAA AGAACAATTGGATGCCGAAGCTCGTTTGGCTGAGAGTAAAGACAATCCCGCCAACTTTGGCCATGGCTGCAATCGCCATTGCATATGTGAAATTCCCGGCCAGGTTCCATGTCCAGCAATTGTGCCATTGCCAGATCATATGCGTGGCAAACATATATTTGctccaaaataa
- the LOC131997002 gene encoding uncharacterized protein LOC131997002, translated as MASLANHNTRDLTANMIRILAGQRSGLKICHINAQSLNNKIDEFRFIFENSGLDAICVSETWLKETTPDSFIDLVGYTVYRADRPRRGGGTAIYVRDNLRTRICARSVADDSIEYVFIELSATERKLLLGCVYRPNNNIDIQPFLEVVEHLTITYPDVIIAGDLNSNILLDSSLTAQMSSLGLLPFNTSMPTHFSSSSSTLLDLFFVSEISKVSLYDQLSASCFSNHDLIFLSYNFEILGREESYSYRDFNSLDHEALPSLISDIDWSLLYRMESIDDQVNFLSRNVCAVQDFVLPIKMRQICSKTKPWFSADIRVAIESRNTAYRRWKRFRTSHLREEYRSNRSRVNKLIRAAKINYYLRRFTSAIGSRKTWKTIHDIGIGRRSPDNITDVDVDQLNATFTNIPTNPIDPSFYDFELTLGDRHSEGFEFSGIEQNDVVLGFSMVKSNAVGFDGIEPRFLKHFDQKFISGGMEVR; from the exons ATGGCGAGCCTAGCTAACCATAACACTAGGGACTTGACGGCGAATATGATTAGAATTCTGGCAGGCCAACGGAGTGGTTTGAAGATATGTCACATTAACGCCCAAAGCCTGAATAATAAGATTGATGAATTCCGATTTATCTTTGAGAATTCAGGTTTGGATGCTATTTGCGTATCAGAGACGTGGCTGAAGGAGACTACTCCTGATTCTTTCATTGATCTTGTTGGGTATACTGTCTACAGGGCTGATAGACCACGCAGAGGAGGCGGCACAGCGATTTATGTCCGCGACAATCTGAGGACTCGCATTTGTGCCAGATCAGTGGCTGATGATAGCATTGAATATGTGTTTATAGAATTATCTGCCACGGAAAGGAAGCTGTTACTTGGTTGTGTCTATAGGCCAAATAACAATATTGACATACAACCATTCTTGGAAGTAGTGGAACACCTTACGATTACCTACCCGGATGTCATTATTGCAGGGGATCTAAATTCCAACATTCTTTTGGACTCAAGTCTCACAGCCCAGATGTCTTCATTGGGCTTATTACCTTTCAACACTTCCATGCCGACTCATTTTTCGTCCAGTTCCAGTACCCTCcttgatttgttttttgtcaGTGAGATTTCTAAAGTTTCATTGTATGACCAACTGTCCGCATCGTGCTTCTCCAACCATGACTTGATTTTTCTGTCTTACAACTTTGAGATCCTTGGAAGGGAGGAGTCTTACTCATATAGAGATTTCAATAGTCTGGACCACGAAGCCTTACCTTCTTTGATTTCTGATATCGATTGGAGTCTGCTATACCGCATGGAATCGATAGACGATCAGGTGAACTTTTTATCTAGAAATGTGTGCGCTGTCCAAGATTTTGTGCTCCCGATCAAAATGAGACAAATTTGTTCGAAGACTAAACCTTGGTTTTCGGCAGATATTCGTGTTGCAATTGAGTCCCGAAACACTGCATACCGTAGATGGAAACGTTTTAGGACGTCGCACCTACGAGAGGAATATCGCTCCAACAGATCCCGTGTCAATAAGTTGATAAGAGCTGCCAAGATCAATTACTACCTCAGACGTTTTACCTCTGCGATCGGTTCGAGGAAGACTTGGAAGACCATTCACGACATTGGTATCGGTCGCAGATCCCCCGATAACATCACTGATGTGGATGTGGACCAGCTTAATGCTACTTTCACCAATATTCCAACAAACCCCATAGATCCTAGTTTCTATGACTTTGAGTTGACTCTTGGGGATCGTCACAGCGAAGGTTTTGAATTTTCGGGTATAGAACAGAACGATGTGGTACTTGGTTTCTCCATGGTGAAGTCAAATGCAGTTGGATTCGACGGCATTGAACCAAGATTTCTCAAG CATTTTGACCAGAAGTTCATTTCCGGTGGCATGGAAGTACGCTAA